Below is a genomic region from Triticum dicoccoides isolate Atlit2015 ecotype Zavitan chromosome 5A, WEW_v2.0, whole genome shotgun sequence.
caatttttttttatttttttgagaatGACACGTCCAACATTTGGTTTGTGTATTTTGGCGTATAGCGCTGGAATTGCTGTAAACACGCACACAGACCCATCGGTACGCTTGGTCGCTCGCGTTTGGGCCACCCATATCCCATCGCTGGGTCCATTCGCCTGTCCCGGTTGCTTGCAGTGGGACGGATCACCTCGCGTCCGCGTCGTAGACCCGCCCATCCGTTTCAAAAATGGGTTTGGCTCCCCTCTGTCAGTCAATCACCTAGCCGACTGTGGTAGCCAGCGCGGCTCTTAggtcatgtacaatggttgatagaacagttttatcttaagtcttgcatataTTTTAAAGATGACAAAAAGTATGTCTACAATGGGTTacatcttagccttatcttcaataaataGTAATTCCTTAAAACATGATGAGACAAATTATGCTAAAAGATCATCTCTGGTCTTATTTTAAATAaaagaagacaagccttttcttatgagttctttttCCTCCatttcatcatttatcctacgtggcacttcTAAGATAGCATTATTATACATGTCCTTATACGATTGTTTGCGCCACTAGCACGTGCAAATCCAAACGAGTGCGTCCAATCCTGAATGAATTCAGTAGGCCATTAGGCCCGAGCGTTTCATGCGGGATGCGACACGACACGAGAGACTAGTACTTGGTCTCGGTGCATCACGAGACGAGAGGACCCGGGCAGTCAGTGGCCGGCCGTCGCTGATTGATTCGAGTTGAAGGAATCAAGGAAGCAACAACGGCGTCAAGGCAAACCATCCATCCTTTCTCGAGCCATCAAGACCGCTAGCTCTAGCGTAGCGATTATTCAGGTCAGGTCAAACCCACTGACGCGACGAAagcaatttttttctctttttttttgcgcttcgCGTAATGCAAGGAAAACAATGCCCATCTTCTGCGGCGACCATCTTATCGAATCGACCTCCAATTGGAATGTCCCATTATTTTCTCAATCAATGTCCCATGCAACAATCTAGAGTACCATCTATGGATGGATCTTATATACTACTAGTGCTTGTATAAAAGAACAAAATGTCAGCAGCCGGAGAACCGGGCCTGCATGTCCCCCGGAGATCCAAAGATGATTAGACACAAAATCTCGCGCTAGCCTGGCGGGAGCCGGACACGGCTTTCCGGCCCGGCCCATCCCCATCCGTCAACTAACCTCCCCCCTCTCTTCATCTTCAAATTAAAAACCCAGGGCACCCAAccgcaccacctcctcctcctcctattcctCCCCTGTCCCCGCACTTGCCACATCCAGCAGCCCGGAGCAGACCCGCCTCAACGCAGCAGGCAGCAATGCCTCCGGACGGCGACGCGGAGCTGGCGGCGGACGAGCTGCAGAGCCTCAGCTTCGGCTCCTCCGAGCGCTCCCGCTCCGCCTCCACCGTCTCCACCGCCACGGCCtcctgctccacctcctcctcctcggggcCAATCGCCGGCGTCCCCGCGCCGCGCTCCTGCAACCCCTCCGCCCTCGCCCCGCGCCTCGGCACGGTGCAGCTGTCGGACATCCGCTTCGTGCGGAGGCTCGGGGCCGGGGACATCGGCAGCGTCTACCTGGCCGAGGTGAAGGGCAAGGGCGGGGCGCTGGTGGCGGCCAAGGTGATGGACCGGAAGGAGCTCCAGGGCCGCAACAAGGAGGGCCGCGCGCGCACCGAGCGCGAGATCCTCGAGGCCGTCGACCACCCCTTCCTCCCGCGCCTCTACGGGGTCGCCGAGGGCGAGCGCTGGTCCTGCCTCCTCACCGAGTTCTGCCCCGGCGGCGATCTCCACGTCCTCCGCCAGAGGCAGCCGCACCGCCGATTCTCCGAGGCCGCCGTCAGGTACTACGCCACCTCCTCCTTCGTCACAACTACATAGGCATTCATGCACTTAATTATACTACCTCGAAAAATCAAACTTTTTCATAGTCTCTGTTTCTGTCTCTGTggaagcaaaaaaaaaaagaatcaaCAATTGCAAGGTTTGATCAGATTTTGTTAGGCTAAAACCGACGGTGAAGTAGCTACTAGTGATCACATAGCCTTTCCGGTTCCGGAGAAGAATGTGGCCGGTTTCCTGCGCGTTCTAGTCGGCTTCGTCTGTTTCACTTTGCCGTTTCTCCCCCCACTTTTGGCATAGTTTAATTAGAGCACTCCATTTTTAAGGATCTAGTGGACGCAAAGCCCAGTTCCGCGCATGGTTCCGCTGGCCCCATGTGTCTTCGGTTGGGCACGCATTTGTCCATTCATATGCAGTGCTTGTCTAGCCACAGTGCCCCTCATCCTGAAAACACAAGGCATAATAATATGACATCGATTGCTGCTGCCCCTTTGGACGGATCCCTAACCAAGATGGCAGGCACCATGGAGATAGCTTCCTTAACAGCACACGACCGCGACACATGAGGATGATACCGTTTTGCAAAACGGAGCCATGAATGAATGAAATAAACATCCAAACGACATCTTGCCCTGTTTCTTCGCATTCATGGGCCATCCCATCGATATCTCCCATGGCGTGGTGTTGGGTCCAGCTGCTCTCACTGTCGCGTCGCCAACAACAGTTTCTTGGTTGCTGATCATGCTCTCGGCTCTGAACCCAGCCAGCGGCCACACAGTTGCACGCCCACATTATCATCTCGCAGTGACCAGTCAGTCAGTCAGTCAGTCAGGAAGTGTTTGCATGTGGAGACCGGCAGCGCCCGCCCTGAAACCAAGCCTGCCCATGCGGAAGTGATGAAAAGCTGGGCTCGGCATATGCGCTTGCATGCTTCCCTCCTTTGCCGCATCTCTCTCCTTTTTCTCATCATTTTGTGCCTGCCGACGATATACTATACGAACGCTGATGTTACTTCCTTCCGGAATAGACTTAAAGTAGTATTATTCCCGGCCGTATGTACTACATCCATCGCTATGGgcgagaagaagaaaaaaggcaacaAATACGAGCTTTTCCTTTActaaggcctcctttcgttcataggattgaaaaatcataggaatagaaaagtcataggaaataagatgacatgcatctcaaattctatgcataggaatagaaaagaagatgccctttgattcacaccataggatttttttcattgagcctagctaatgtttattttcctatgaaatgtggaggataggaagaattcctccatagaaataggatttcattcctacaaaccaaagagctCTGAAGGAATTTTTtctatagaaatcctatcctatgaaaatcCTATAAAATTCCTCCAAATCAAAGGAGGCTTAAAATGTGCAGTAAAGATAAGAAACAACAATATGAATTCACGGGAAAATAATGTCTTTGCTTAAACTTTGTGtagaaacaaaaggaaaaaaataggagAGTGCAGCATGAGTTCATGAACGAGCGGCGGCCAAAAATATAGCAACAGTAAAATATGCTTTCGGCGGGCGCCATTGTATGCACGCACTCCGTTAAAAAGCCCACGTCGTACAACGTACTCCCacccacacacacatacatactatATACAGCCTTGCGAATGACGTGCACTCCAGCAGAAATGAAGCCTCGTTTCACGGGGCAGCACTAGTTGTTGCAGTACGAGCACTAGCAGCAGCCAGCGGTAGGCAGTAGTAGGTAGGAGTAGTTTGTATGCAAGGGCGTCGTGAATTTGGGTGGTACCTGCAACAGTCTTACTACTACCATCAACGTGTCGTGTGGCTTTATGGCAAGGCCGGTCGCCGTAGGCATTGCCGGTGGTGCACACGAGCCGCCCACCGTCCCTCCGCCCCGTGCTACGGCGCCGGAACCGGTCGCGGAACATGGCTTTTAAAATATACTCTCACCCTCATAAAACACCGGTGCGTGCTTGTGCTTGTGCTTGCTTGGTCAAAGACCCAAGAGAGGCCAGCTTTTATTAACCCCCATGTGATTTGCCAAGAATCACAGCTCTGAAACACACGCACAGCACAGCACAGACATGGCCGCCCATGAATGCGGTCGACATCACGTAGTAAGGATTAAGCTAATTAACCCGATGAAGGAACTATGAATCGAGTACATGCACACATGATGCTCGCCATTAAACTAGTCTAGGCTCCACCCCAACGTGCAACGCCCCCGCATCAATGATGCGCTAATTCCAGTACTGTCTCTTGCCTTTCTTCCGCCTCTGACTTTTTTGCTTGCTAGTAGGAGTAGCACTACTGGAGCGCACAGTGTCAGCCACCGTGCTAGCTTAGCTTAGCTAGGTTCAGATATACAGGTGAGTATGTGTCTTTTGGTTGCATGTGAATAAAGTCAAGAGTACGCTTTTGTGCTATGCAATTAGTTGCTTCTGTAGTAGTACTGTTTTCTTTTTCCACCAAACATGCACCGGGTCCATCGTTTCAGCCTGCTGGCTGTAAAATCTCGTTGCTAATTCGTAATTTTGGTTGCATTTGATAGATTATAGTACTAGTAGTGGCAATGGTGAATGACATGTAGTGTACTGCGGCAGGTTCTACGTGGCGGAGGTGGTGGCTGCGCTGGAGTACATTCACATGCTGGACATCGTGTACCGGGACCTCAAGCCGGAGAACGTGCTGGTCCGCGCCGACGGCCACATCATGCTCACCGACTTCGACCTCTCCCTCAAGTGCGACCCGACGGCCCCGACTCCGGCGCACGTCATCTCCGACCCCGTCGGCCTCACCGGCCGCCCCTCCGCGTCGTCCACCTGTATCATCCCTTCCTGCATCGTACCGTcggtgtcctgcttcagcctcttcCCCGGCcgcggccgccggcgccggcgccgcaagaaggcctcgggcggcggtggcgggggcctGAACGgcagcagcgacggcagcctccccACCGGCGTGCTGGACCTGGAGTTCGTGGCGGAGCCGGTGGAGCTCCGGTCCATGTCGTTCGTGGGCACGCACGAGTACCTGGCCCCGGAGATCGTGTCGGGCGAGGGCCACGGCAGCTCGGTGGACTGGTGGacgctgggcatcttcatcttcgaGCTCCTCTACGGGGTGACGCCCTTCAAGGGGTACGACAACGAGATGACCCTGGCCAACATCGTGGCCCGCGCGCTCGAGTTCCCCAAGGACCCCTCCGTCTCCTCCGCCGCCAGGGACCTCGTCACCGCGCTGCTCGCCAAGGACCCGGCGCGCAGGCTCGGCGCCACCGTCGGCGCCGCGGCCATCAAGCGCCACCCATTCTTCAACGGCGTCAACTGGGCGCTGCTCCGCTGCGCCACGCCGCCCTACGTGCCCCCGCCTTTCAGCGCCGCGGTCGCCACGGCCGCTGGCTCCGGCGGCCCCGGGAAGAAGAACAGccccaacgacgacgacgacgacatgtCGGACGACAGCTGCCCCGGCACGCCCGTGGAGTACTACTAGATCGGATCAGACACGAGGAAGCTCccgcgcacgcacgcacgtacgtGCAACCAACAAGATGCTGCCACTGACGGGACCCAAGCTGGAAGCTCGTACCACCCTTGTCCGACCCTGGCGCACGTGGTGGACCGCGCTGGATGGCGCGCACGAGGCGGCCTTTGGTTGGGAGCAGGGCGCGCGCGCGCGGCCAGGCGCGGCGCTGTCGCGTCAAATAGTTGCCGGCAGCGGCTGCGTCTGCGTGCGTGCGTACACGCCGTTCCAATAATAATTTATCGTTGCTTCTTTCTAGTATTTTGACTTTACATGGAGTAGATGTATGACACATAGTTAGCACTTGTAGCAGTAGTAGAGTTGTATTATGAGCTCTGTTTGCTAGTATGTCAGGGTTTTGCTCTGCTTGTAGTGGAGCTTTTTTGTGCAAAGATGGTTAATAATTTGATGTGCGTTTTggggatggagctgcagtacttttACGAATGATGAGGCCGGGGGCAAGGAGACATGGCTCATGATAGACCATCGGGTCTGGGCTTTGGGCGGCAGCCGGGGGACACGAACCGGTGGAGCGAAAGACGGCGAGAGCTGCAGCGGGGATCGATCATTGCCCCGGGAATTCTGCGCACTGCTTTCCCTTTCCCTGCGCGCTCGTGCGCCCGCGTTTGCCACCAAACTCGCTGATCGCACGTACTTCTAGATGTGATATTCATATTAGTACTCCAGATGATCGGATCGATGGCCCAGTAAAGGTGCCGCTGTTTTTACAGCGGTACCTGTACCTGGGTGAAAAAGGCAAAGGATGTCTTATCCTGCTGTGCTAAAGAAGTAAAGGCTGGCCGACTGCAGTTGCAACGATCATGCTTCATGCATGCTGCCTGTGTGCCTGCCATACTAGAATGCAAGCCAACCACATACGGTGGAATGAAAAAGAGGTGAGGGAAGCTGGGTATGGTAACACAGTGgacaaatttcgtgttttgacccttttctcaTACTTAATCGAGATCTGATCCTAATTTGTAAAAAAAAAatggatctgacccttttgctactgtCAGGGTTCATGGCGGTACTCGGTTCCACTTCAGATTCGTTGATACATCCACAGCGGGTCCACCTTGTCAAAAAACACGGAGAGGCGATTAGGGGGTGATCGTGAGGCGACCGCCGCCGactcgctagggttagggttttttgCCAGTGGTGGTGTGGATTCCGATGGCCTGTGTGGGACGACGGCGTTCCCTGATCGGGCTGATCGGATTGGGTTCTTAATCCCCGTGGTCTTCCATGGCGGAAAGAAGCGGCAGGGGAGGGATGGAGACCCCTCGGTCGAGGGCAACTCCCCGTGCGACGGAGATGAATAGGGCTGCTGCAGCGTTGATGATGAAAACGCCGGCGCCAAGGACGACTCCAACGGGCCTAAAGGATGGTGCAGGGAAGATGGCGACCGCAGAGAAGAGCAGAACCTCATCGACATCACCGGTAGATGGGAAGGAGTCGGCGGAGGCAGCAGGACTATCAGATCGGCTGGGAGGGCTAATTCTTACTGAGAAGGAGGCTTCCGGCTTTGTGTTTGGAGAAGCTAGGAAGGAGATGCCTAGGGCTACAAAGTGGTCGATCATTGGCAAATCTTTCACGCCCAGGCCGATGAATTTTAAAGCCCTAGAAAAATCTATGCAGAGGGCATTGGGCCTCCACAAGGAAGCAAAATTCTGTGATATTGGGGGGAACAAGTTTGTGGTGCACTTTGGGAGCGAGGGTGATTGGAAGCATGCCCTTAATGGATGACCATGGCAGTTTGACTTCAATGTAGTTGTGTTGAAAGGTTATGAAGGCAATACTAGGCCGTCTGAGATGGTGTTTGACACAGTGGAGGTCTGGGTTAGGGTCACTGACCTTCCCCTGGACAACAGAACAGAGGCTTTTGGAAAGGCGCTCGGGAACTGGCTTGGTACAGCAGTAAGAGTGGATGTGGAAAAAGATGGATCAGCTAAAGGAGTTCATCTTAGGGTTCGCACAAAGCTATCAATTTATGAGCCTCTCGTGAGGGGTTTCAATCTGAAGGAGACAGAAGATGATCCTGAAGGAACTTGGTACGACTTTGCTTATGAAAAAAATCCCTCACTTCTGTTTTGAATGTGGGAGGCTAGTTCACGGGACTGAAGGGTGTGTACCTCCCGTAAAGTCAGATATGCAATGGGGAGAGTGGCTCCGTGAGTCACCGGGGCGATCCTCCTCTTTCAGGGAGGGGGTGTAGAAGGGAGGGGGCCAAAACAGTCATAGTTTCAACAGTGCTCCCTCGAGCGAGAGTAATGGAGGCAAGAGGTCGGAGGGTTTTGTTAGAAATATTCCTACGAAGAGGAATCTGAACAGAGATTTTGACGGCTCAGCTGATTCCCGCACTGGCGGCAGAGAGAAGAGGGATGGAGAGGAGGTAAACAGCCCGATCAAGCAGCAGCACTAGCCGTCTGTGGATAAAGGCAAGGAGGCGAGGAATTGGCATGGAGAGGAAGGACAAGATGAGCCACGCAAGAAAGATCTGAGGGATGAGCTGGAGCGAAGAAAGGAGAAGGAAATGAGGAGCGATCTAAAGTACAAACAGATGGACATGAGACAAGAGTTAAGAAAGAGATATGCTGCTAAGAGGCGACCTGGGTATTATGTTAGGAGAATGAGGGATGAGTATGATTATCATCTTAAACATAATTATGATCATACCCGCTCTAATAGCAGAAAGAGGGCACCAAaacagatgtgggtggctaagggtGATCTGGACCAGCACAACAATCAGGATAATTTCATTCGGACCACTAGGCTGAAAACGGACTCGGAGTTTGACCGGATCTCCGAGCATGACCGCACTGTGTTTGACCGTATCTCAACAGCAGATGATAGATCGGCGGACCCTGCAAGGACGCAGGGCTGCGAGGAGCAATGATCGTTTTAGCCTGTAACTCCCGAGGATTGGGGTTGGACTCGGCAGTGGGCGAACTACGAGACCTGATTAGGTCATACAACCCAGCGGTGGTGTTTTTGTCAGAAACAAAAAAGAGGTCAGGGGAAATGGAGAGGCTCAAGTGGAGCATGGGCTTTAGACAGGGTGTAGCGGTGGACTGCAAAGGCAAAAGTGGAGGTCTAGCACTATGGTGGAGGGATCATGTTGATGTTACAGTGCGACCGTGGTGCCAATATTACATAGATGCAAAGATTGTGTACGAGGGTATCTCTTTTAGATTCACTGGAATCTATGGAGAGCCCAGCATTGAAAAGCGAACAAAGACGTGGGATGTACTTCGTTACCTCCGAGCACAAGATGATCTCCCGTGGCTCTGTGCGGGGGACTTTAATGAGGCACTTCGACAAAGTGAACAACAAGGGGGTAATCCTAGGTCCTTGAACCAGATGGCACTGTTTGAGGAATGCTTGTCCGACTACGGACTAGTGGACTTGGTTTTTCCGGATATCCGTTCACTTGGGATAATAAACGGGATGCGAACGATAATATCCAAGTGAGGCTGGACCGGGCGACGTGTAATGCGGATTTTGCACAGATTTTCCCAGCAGTAGAGGTGCAACATATCATGACGGAGGAGTCTGACCACCAAGTGTTGCTCATTAGAGCAATGACAAGGCAAGGCGAGGCATGGGCACATGGTCAGCGAGCATTTCTCCATGAGGCTGTGTGGGCAAGGCATGAGGGATACGAAGACATGGTCGCTGCAGCATGGGGCGAGGCCCATGCAGCCAACCAGCATGGCGGGGATCTCGAGAATGCATGCAGAACGCTGAAGATCGCTTCAAAGGCCGTGCAGGAGTGGAGTCGAAAGGTTTTTGCCTCCATTAAAAAACAGATTGCGCACTTGAAGCGCCAGCTTGTTGACGCTAAGGAGCGAGCTGCAAAGTCAGGATACCGACAAGAAGTGAAGGAGATCGAGGATCAACTTCATGAACTATATGAGCGAGAGGACGTGTATTACAAACAAAGATCGATGATGGACTGGCTAACAGAAGGAGACCAAAACACATGGTACTTCCAGAACAGAGCCTCGCATCGAAAACGTAAGAACACGGTAAAGGCGCTAAGAAGTGAGGATGGGACAAAGTGCACAGATGATGATGGCATGCGTAGGATGGCCGCACAATTCTACGCTCAACTATTTGCTGCTGAAGGGTCGACGGATAGTGAAAATGTGCTGCAGCATATTGAGAGTGTTGTTACAGAAGAGATGAATGGAAATCTTGGCGCGCCATTCACAGATGAGGAGATTGAGGCGGCCCTTTTCCAGATGGGGCCTACAAAGGCTCCGGGACCGGACGGATTACCGGCCATGTTCTACCAACGACACTAGCAGTTGGTTAAGAACGATGTTTGTGGTGTGATAAGGGAGTTTTTGGCAGGGAAGGAGGTGCCGAATGGGTTTAATGATACTAGCATTGTCATGATTCCGAAAGTAAACTCACCGGAGTTACTTTCACAGTTTCGCCCAATTAGCCTATGTAATGTTCTTTATAAAATTGCGGCAAAGGCACTGGCCAACCGCTTAAAAGTTGTGCTTCCTTTTATGATATCTGATGAGCAGAGTGCATTTGTCCCAGGAAGACTAATAACTGATAATGTACTTGTGGCCTACGAATGTGTTCACGCGATCAGGAAGAGGAAAAGGAAGAAGCCTATGTGTGCAGTCAAATTGGACATGATGAAGGCGTATGATCGAGTGGAGTGGGATTTCCTAGAGAAGATGTTGTTGAAATTTGGCTTCTCTGATCAATGGACAGAGATGGTCATGCGGTGTGTGAAATCACCTCTTTCTCTGTTAAGTTGAATGGTGGGCTCTCTCATCGCTTCAACCCTTCCAGAGGACTTCGACAGGGTGATCCCCTCTCCCCATACCTCTTTCTATTCTGTGTGGAAGGTTTCTCGGCGCTTTGGAAAtatgcacaacaggagaagaaggtCAAGGGATTGGCATTCAGGGGTAGCGGACCAACGGTAACTCACCTCCTTTTCGCTGATGATAGTGTGGTTTTCGTGGAGGGCTCATGGGATAATTTTGAGGCATTACGCTCCATCTTAAAAGAGTATGAGGATGCCTCGGGAAAGAAAGTCAACCTTCATAAATCCGCAATCTTTTTTGGAAAAGGAACTTCGGATGAGAGTAAGGAGGAACTAAAACAAGTACTAGGGATTGCGGAAGAGGCTCTAAGTGAGAGATATTTAGGATTACCCACGATGGTGGGGAGATCGAAGGATGGAACTTTCAAGTATGTGGAGCAAAGTGCAAGGGGAAAGGTCTCAGGGTGGAAAGGGCACGGACTATCCAAGACTGCAAGGGAAGTACTCATTAAGTCGGGCCTCCAATCAACACCATCTTTTACCATGAGTTGTTTTCAACTCACAAAGAAAATGTGCGGGAACCTGTCTTCTATTTCTTCAAACTTCTCGTGGGGAGAAGCTGATGGTAAAAAGAGAGTGCATTGTATCGCTTGGGACAAAATGTGCATGAGAAAACATGAAGGTGGAATGGGTTTTAGAGACCCGGAGGCTTTCAACCAAGCTATGCTTGCAAAACAAGCGTGGCGGTTGTTCCAGGAACCTAATTCTTTATGTGCAAGGGTCTTGAAAGCTTGGTACTATGTTGATGGATCTATTCTGAATGCAACCCGCCCAAGTGGTGGATCATACACTTTCAAGAGTATTTTGCATGGGCGAAatcttctgcttgacgggctgaTTTGGAGGATTGGAGACGGCTCCAAAATCAAGGTCCATCATGACAACTAGATTCCGAGGAAGGGTAGCTTGAAGCCACTAGGCCAGAGCTATACTCAAGGGATTACGCGAGTTAGTGACCTGCTAGAAGAAACGGGCTCCAACTGGGACGTAAACAAAGTGGAAGCTATGTTTTCCCCTGATGAGGCGAgagagatgatacgtctccaacgtatctataatttttgattgctccatgctatattatctactgttttgggtaatattgggctttattatccacttttatattactttcgggactaacctattaaccggaggcccagcccagatttgctgttttttgcctatttcagtgtttcgaagaaaaggaatatcaaatggagtcgaaatggaacgaaatcaactggagaagttatttttggaaggaaacctaccagatagacttggaccctgcgtcagaagatgaaggaggagctcacgagggtaggggcgcgcccaccccctcgggcgcgccccctgcctcgtgcccccccccttcggtccaccgacgtacctcctgcacccatatatacctacgtaacctaaaacttccagaacggagattagatcgggagttccaccgccgcaagcctctgtagccaccaaaagtcaatcaggaccctgttccggcaccctgccggaggggggatccctcaccggtggccatcttcatcatcccgacgctctccatgacgaggagggagtagttcaccctcggggccaagggtatgtaccagtagctatgtgtttgatctctctctctctctctctctcgtgttcttgatttggcacgatcttgatgtatcgcgagctttgctattatagttggatcctatgtttctcctccccctcttctctcttgtaatgaattgagtttcccctttgaagtaatcttatcggattgagtctttaaagatttgagaacacttgatgtatgtcttgccgtgcgtatctatggtgacaatgggataccatgtgattcacttgatgtatgttttggtgatcaacttgtgggttccgcccatgaacctatgcataggggttggcatacgttttcgtcgtgattctccgttagaactttggggcactctttgaggttctgtgtttggttgaatagatgaatctgagattgtgtgacgcatatcgtataatcatacccacggatacttgaggtgacattggagtatctaggtgacattagggttttggttaatttgtgtcttaaggtgttattctagtacgaactctagggctgtttgtgacacttataggaatagcccaccggattggttggaaagaataactttgaggtggtttcgtaccctaccataatctcttcgttcgttctccgctattagtgactttggagtgactctttgttgcatgttgatggatagttatgtgatccaattatgatattattgttgagggaacttacactagcgaaagtatgaaccctaggccttatttccatgcattgcaataccgtttatgctcacttttatcacttgccaccttgctgtttttattatttcagattacaaatacctttatctactatccatataccgcttgtttcaccatctcttcgccaaactagtgcacctatacaatttaccattgtattgggtgtgttggggacacaagagactcttttttatttggttgcagggttgcttgagagagaccatcttcatcctacgcctcctatggattgataaaccttaggtcatccacttgagggaaatttgctactgtcctacaaacctctgcacttggaggcccaacaacgtctacaagaagaaggttgtgtagtagacatcaagctcttttctggcaccgtttccgaggaggtgagtgcttgaaggtatatctttagatcttgcaatcaagtcttttagtttcttgttttatcactagtttagtttataaaagaaaactataacaaatggaattgagtttgtctcatacgcttcacctttttaatatctttcgtgagtatgatggaaaggataattgtgctcatgtgctagaagaagaaatctataaaatgtttggcactaaatatttgaatgatgagcgtgattgcaatgttgttagtatggattccttgaatatccatgatgctaatgatatgcaaagccacaagtttggggaagctatgtttgatgaagatgatactttttgtcccccaaattttgatgagcaaatttattatgatgaaagcatgcttcctatctatgatgattattgtgatgacatgtatgctttaaagaataatgataaccatgaaacttttcatcttgatcttaatttacaatcacatgatagttattttgttgagtttgctcccactactattcatgagaagaaatttgcttatgtgg
It encodes:
- the LOC119302424 gene encoding serine/threonine-protein kinase D6PKL2-like encodes the protein MPPDGDAELAADELQSLSFGSSERSRSASTVSTATASCSTSSSSGPIAGVPAPRSCNPSALAPRLGTVQLSDIRFVRRLGAGDIGSVYLAEVKGKGGALVAAKVMDRKELQGRNKEGRARTEREILEAVDHPFLPRLYGVAEGERWSCLLTEFCPGGDLHVLRQRQPHRRFSEAAVRFYVAEVVAALEYIHMLDIVYRDLKPENVLVRADGHIMLTDFDLSLKCDPTAPTPAHVISDPVGLTGRPSASSTCIIPSCIVPSVSCFSLFPGRGRRRRRRKKASGGGGGGLNGSSDGSLPTGVLDLEFVAEPVELRSMSFVGTHEYLAPEIVSGEGHGSSVDWWTLGIFIFELLYGVTPFKGYDNEMTLANIVARALEFPKDPSVSSAARDLVTALLAKDPARRLGATVGAAAIKRHPFFNGVNWALLRCATPPYVPPPFSAAVATAAGSGGPGKKNSPNDDDDDMSDDSCPGTPVEYY